In the Pseudoliparis swirei isolate HS2019 ecotype Mariana Trench chromosome 21, NWPU_hadal_v1, whole genome shotgun sequence genome, one interval contains:
- the LOC130212199 gene encoding mucin-2-like, which produces MEYHSGGSLPLLGRPRYCPGANANGGYLCETGHCCGETGCCTYYYELWWFWLLWTVLILFSCCCAYRHRRAKLRVQQQQRQREISLLAYHGANSYPSSMLDLSFLASLKLPSYEEVAAQPSTPPPPYSSVFTTPRYPQPPRTADPHLLTQHDPLLHRPLSDGPSSLSSDNSSSCSCDSCCPSSPCSSSLSAPVTYETDTSHATTPSEATPLAFDVTMETIAAAATRLEVNEARPAGAEVAVDIGDEDGAEAREPDAEDSLVTVAVVTGATSPQPLPSSGSEVPVGTTCPMKQQLDFTPRSPMVSAGSPMVSAGSPMVSAGSPMVSAGSPMVSAGSPVPLPSPTVDSLLPSIQTIESPAEDPKTTFMSGPSTLTESSPDTLTLRTLHLTRTFDTADVPGSPNSAPTPEVGRTLVLTDSASPSTPDPNPSLVPTPAPLNHTPAPAPVPSKLTQVLEPGPTNRISVSNPTLVNLTQPSTRVPNLRPKITIASDCETNPDLKPAPPDPTLASPTLAQCQFLELSPESDVALVPPSPMSGSAHYPESAAVLVSDLHPAAAPAGSGPSGVPSQSPDSDLLSPSAFNVQAGLGSGSGSASKLSSVGSRPGAPVLSFTTPASSSSSFPSITIESSFTPCQSPVAALSPSSPLPSSPSLPAPALLLDPLTALHQCNKGGSSPGHASSLSPSPRATQSPPKQTLFSPCVDVFEPGPPCWEDGEEEEEEDNDDDEDEDMGADESQYRHRRLTGDSGIEVCRCRVEEEEEEEEEEKEEEGARKEDGRRGGSAERDKNTGGDTDLHDSVDCPARGHTTTGEGLRPRNSASTATPTTEDGGKVVIVMETV; this is translated from the exons ATGGAGTACCACTCCGGTGGTAGCCTGCCCCTGCTGGGCAGACCGCGATACTGCCCCGGGGCCAACGCTAACGGAGGCTACCTGTGTGAGACGGGACACTGCTGCGGGGAAACCGGCTGCTGCACCTACTACTACGAGCTCTGGT ggTTCTGGCTGCTGTGGACCGTCCTCATCCTGTTCAGCTGCTGCTGTGCGTACCGACACCGGCGAGCCAAGCTGAgggtccagcagcagcagcggcagcgggAGATCAGCCTGCTGGCCTACCACGGGGCCAACTCCTACCCGTCCTCCATGCTGGACCTCA GTTTCCTGGCGTCCCTGAAGCTGCCGTCCTACGAGGAGGTGGCGGCTCagccctccacccctcccccgccgTACAGCTCCGTGTTCACCACGCCGCGGTACCCGCAGCCCCCCCGCACCGCCGACCCCCACCTGCTGACGCAGCACGACCCGCTGCTGCACCGGCCCCTGAGCgacggcccctcctccctcagctccgACAACAG CTCCAGTTGTTCCTGTGACTCCTGCTGCCCCTCCTCTCCGTGTAGCTCCTCCCTGTCGGCCCCCGTCACCTACGAGACGGACACGAGCCACGCCACCACGCCCAGcgaggccacgcccctcgccTTTGACGTCACGATGGAGACCATCGCGGCCGCGGCGACCCGTTTGGAGGTAAACGAGGCGCGGCCGGCGGGCGCCGAGGTGGCCGTCGACATCGGCGACGAAGACGGCGCCGAAGCTCGGGAACCGGATGCCGAGGACTCGCTGGTTACCGTTGCGGTGGTTACCGGGGCGACCTCCCCTCAGCCGCTGCCCTCTTCTGGTTCAGAGGTTCCCGTTGGAACAACATGTCCCATGAAGCAACAGCTCGACTTCACACCGCGGAGCCCAATGGTCAGCGCCGGTAGCCCAATGGTCAGCGCCGGTAGCCCAATGGTCAGCGCCGGTAGCCCAATGGTCAGCGCCGGTAGCCCAATGGTCAGCGCCGGTAGCCCAGTTCCTCTCCCTAGTCCAACCGTTGACTCATTACTTCCCTCCATTCAAACCATTGAGAGTCCAGCTGAGGACCCCAAAACCACCTTCATGTCCGGCCCCTCCACCCTAACAGAAAGCAGTCCTGACACCCTGACCCTCAGAACCCTCCATCTCACGAGAACTTTTGATACAGCCGATGTTCCTGGGAGTCCAAACTCAGCCCCAACCCCAGAAGTTGGAAGAACTTTGGTCTTAACAGACTCTGCTAGCCCCTCAACCCCGGACCCAAATCCTAGTCTTGTGCCAACTCCGGCACCTTTAAACCATACCCCAGCTCCAGCCCCAGTACCTTCCAAACTGACCCAAGTTCTAGAACCAGGACCCACAAACCGTATCTCTGTTTCAAACCCAACACTAGTAAACCTTACCCAACCTTCCACCCGAGTGCCAAACCTACGACCTAAAATCACCATAGCGTCAGACTGTGAAACGAACCCCGATCTGAAACCTGCACCTCCTGACCCGACGCTTGCTTCGCCTACATTAGCCCAGTGCCAGTTTCTAGAACTGTCCCCCGAGTCCGATGTAGCGCTGGTTCCTCCCAGCCCGATGTCAGGCTCAGCCCACTACCCAGAGTCTGCTGCAGTTCTTGTATCTGatctccatccagctgcagcACCAGCTGGTTCAGGTCCTTCTGGGGTCCCGTCTCAATCGCCAGACTCGGACCTTCTCAGTCCATCGGCATTCAATGTCCAGGCTGGTTTAGGTTCTGGTTCTGGATCTGCATCAAAACTCTCCAGTGTTGGTTCCAGACCAGGTGCCCCAGTGCTCTCCTTCACTACAcctgcctcttcctcttcctccttcccatCCATAACCATAGAGTCTTCTTTCACGCCCTGCCAGTCCCCCGTTGCAgccctctccccatcctccccccttccttcctccccttccctccCAGCCCCGGCGTTACTCCTCGACCCCCTCACCGCTCTGCACCAGTGCAACAAAGGTGGCTCTTCCCccggccacgcctcctccctctccccctcgccTCGCGCCACCCAGTCTCCCCCCAAACAGACCCTCTTCTCGCCCTGCGTGGACGTGTTTGAACCAGGACCTCCATGCTGggaggacggggaggaggaagaggaggaggacaatgacgacgatgaagatgaggacATGGGAGCCGACGAGAGCCAGTATCGACATCGTCGACTCACCGGTGACTCCGGCATCGAGGTGTGCCGGTGTCgggtagaagaggaggaggaggaggaggaagaggagaaggaggaggagggggcaagGAAGGAGGatggcaggagaggaggaagtgcgGAGAGGGATAAAAATACAGGTGGAGACACTGATCTCCACGACAGCGTGGACTGCCCCGCCAGAGGTCACACCACCACGGGGGAGGGGCTCAGACCGCGTAACTCCGCCTCCACGGCCACGCCGACCACCGAGGACGGCGGCAAAGTGGTCATCGTCATGGAGACCGTGTGA